Proteins found in one Cyprinus carpio isolate SPL01 chromosome B10, ASM1834038v1, whole genome shotgun sequence genomic segment:
- the LOC109110672 gene encoding trace amine-associated receptor 13c-like → MAYETADHETQYCFPATNSSCIKEKRSNHEYNIMYVFFLFLSAWTVFLNLLVIISISHFKKLHTPTNLLILSLAVADLFIGFIVMPVEAIRLIETCWYFGDTLCGLFMLIMGVLLTASISNLVLIAIDRYMAVCHPLLYPQKITTTKTLISICLCWFWSSSYSVAYAVSNGYFNTSHTFCYGQCIVMFSPAWRFTDLTISFLYPCTVIITVYLRIFYVAQQQMKVINAMTGEKCVMVSVRRKSENKAALTLGIIVTVYLFCWIPYYICTLTETTAIPSNSMTFLTWTFYINSSVNPLIYALFYRWFKVSIKHILTLRIFQPASSLVDIFTDYNSHAPLKK, encoded by the coding sequence ATGGCCTATGAGACAGCGGATCATGAGACTCAATACTGCTTTCCTGCCACCAACTCATCCTGTATCAAGGAAAAACGCTCAAACCATGAATACAATatcatgtatgtgttttttttatttctgtcagcctggactgtgtttctgaacctgctggtgatcatctccatctctcacttcaagaAGCTTCACACTCCAACAAACctgctcattctctctctggctgtggcGGACCTGTTTATTGGATTTATTGTGATGCCTGTAGAAGCTATCAGGTTGATTGAGACCTGTTGGTACTTTGGAGACACTCTCTGTGGACTGTTTATGTTAATCATGGGAGTACTTTTAACAGCATCAAtcagtaatttagttttaattgccaTTGATCGATACATGGCCGTGTGTCACCCTTTACTGTACCCACAGAAAATAACCacaactaaaactttaataagcATCTGTCTCTGCTGGTTTTGGTCTTCAAGTTACAGTGTTGCATATGCAGTTAGTAACGGATATTTTAATACCTCACACACATTTTGTTATGGTCAATGTATTGTCATGTTTAGTCCTGCTTGGCGATTCACTGATTTGACCATTTCCTTCTTATATCCTTGTACTGTCATAATCACTGTATATCTGAGGATATTTTATGTTGCACAACAACAAATGAAAGTTATAAACGCAATGACAGGAGAAAAATGTGTAATGGTTTCAGTGAGGAGAAAGTCAGAGAATAAAGCTGCTCTGACATTAGGAATCATTGTGACTGTTTATCTATTTTGCTGGATTCCATACTATATCTGTACTCTTACAGAAACCACAGCAATTCCATCTAATTCAATGACTTTTTTAACATGGACCTTTTATATAAACTCAAGTGTGAATCCTCTTATCTATGCCTTATTTTACCGCTGGTTTAAAGTGTCAATTAAACACATATTAACTCTAAGAATATTTCAGCCAGCATCCTCTCTGGTGGACATTTTTACAGATTATAATTCACATGCtccactcaaaaaataa
- the LOC109110303 gene encoding trace amine-associated receptor 13c-like: protein MSIWGATHTDNESIHYCFPNNNLSCTRNVKPGAEYIFVYIFISTISVFTVFLNLLVIISIAHFKQLHTPTNVLIFSLAVADLIVGLILMPVQGIKLIEPCWYFGEIFCSIFPFIFYVVVTASLGNLIIISVDRYIAVNDPLRYPARVNINRAVLSIVVNWVFSCIYSFFLLYESIIYPEKNHTCVGECILFIKLGYIITDVIVTLVTPCCLIISLYMKICFVAKHQAEHINSLLDKKAKSEKKAARTLGVVVTVYLLCWIPYYIAALTLGQDTGDSLVINIMYWILCTNSCLNPLIYAMFYRWFRISAKYILTLKIFEPSSEYFNLFLQDK from the coding sequence ATGTCTATCTGGGGAGCGACACATACGGACAATGAATCAATCCACTACTGCTTTCCAAATAACAATTTATCTTGTACCAGAAATGTAAAACCTGGAGCAGAGTACATTTTTGTGTACATATTCATTTCTACAATATCAGTATTTACTGTGTTTCTGAACTTGTTGGTGATCATTTCCATCGCTCACTTCAAACAGCTCCACACTCCAACCAATGTGCTGATCTTCTCTCTGGCAGTGGCTGATCTGATCGTGGGACTGATTCTTATGCCAGTACAGGGCATCAAATTGATTGAGCCATGTTGGTACTTTGGAGAGATATTTTGTTcaatatttccttttattttctaTGTGGTTGTTACGGCATCTCTTGGTAATTTGATTATTATATCTGTGGATCGTTACATTGCTGTGAATGACCCTTTGCGATATCCAGCAAGAGTCAATATCAACAGAGCAGTTCTTTCTATTGTTGTAAACTGGGTATTTTCCTGCATATattcttttttccttttgtacGAGTCAATAATTTATCCAGAGAAAAATCATACATGTGTTGGAGAATGTATACTTTTTATTAAGTTGGGATATATCATAACAGATGTTATAGTTACTTTAGTAACACCGTGTtgtttaatcatttctttatatATGAAAATCTGCTTCGTAGCAAAACATCAAGCTGAGCATATAAATTCTCTCTTAGACAAAAAagccaaatcagaaaaaaaggctGCAAGAACCTTGGGGGTTGTTGTCACGGTTTATCTTCTTTGTTGGATACCATATTATATAGCTGCTCTTACGCTTGGGCAGGACACAGGTGACTCTCTTGTAATTAACATAATGTATTGGATTTTATGCACAAATTCATGCTTGAATCCACTTATTTATGCAATGTTTTATAGATGGTTTCGAATATcagcaaaatacattttgactCTGAAAATATTTGAACCTTCATCAGAATACTTCAACCTGTTCTTGCAAGATAAATGA